The Pseudanabaena sp. PCC 6802 genomic interval GACTAGCTAAGTGATTGAGCTCAGCAATAGCTGCAGTCACATTACCCCGCCACAAAAAAGCTTCGACCCCAGTCAAAAGTTGAGCTGTAGCCTCAATTTTATGCAGGTTTTCCACCAAATGGAACCAGTCCAAGATTTCATAGCGACTATCAGGTATAGAGATCTGGGCAATAATATTCCAAATCCCATCATGTCCATCCCCAATACAGGTAACCATATCTGCTAAAGGCTGTCGATTTACCCAGTCTGTTAAGGCAATGTTATCTTGAAATGTGGCAAATATGGCTTGTCCATGCAAGTTCACAGCTTTATAGTCCTTCCACTCACTTGGCTGTCCAAGTGGCGTGCGCAGTCTGATTCTGCCTCCATCGACACTTAATTCCTCGACCGACTCTTCTACCTCTAGGGGGCTAAATTCATGGCGATGCACCAGGCGCTGTTGTGTACTGCGCGATATTTGCACTCCCATCAACATGGCTAAGTCTTTGGCGGCTTGTTCGTAGGATACATTCGCACTCAAGATCAGGCTACATCTTTCCACATACGGGCTCACCTGGCTATAGGGGGCTACTTTGAGCTTCTGCGCTTGCTTTTGCGTGAGGTGGAGCTGTCCGATGCTGCTTTGCACTCGCCTGCGGCGTCCTGCTTCTGTGCCCGTAACTGTGCGGATAAAAAACTCCCTATTTCTGGGCTGACATGTTCGAGGATTTGCTGCCGCACAGCGATTTCGATCCCTTCCAAGCTGGTTAGTTGTTCCGATGGTGTATTCTGATAAAGGATGGCGGCAATAGCTTGAACGTGCGCTTGCATTTCTTTTTCCTGCTCTGGAGTCATGGTTGCTCTCCTTGGGGTTGGTTTCTCGTATTCCTATCTTCTGATTTCTTCCCCCTTTTGGCTACCCATCTATATTAAGCATTATTACTCAGTGCAAAGTTGAGATGCTCCCAAATGGCTGTTGTACGTGCTTCGAGCTATTGAGGAAACTTCTTCGATCACTCGTGACAAAATTCTAGCTATCCGAGGACTAATGGAACGAGTTTCGGAAACGGTGAAGCGCGAACTACCCAAAATATATAGCAAGGAACTTGTCGAAGTCCTGTTTCAACAACCTTATTGTAAGATTCGTTTTTTGGAAGAAGCTGATATTGCAAAACGTCAAACTGCTTCAAATTACTTACGTGAGTTAGAGGGTTTTGGTTTGCTCAAAGGGGTTAAACGCGGACGCGAAGTTTACTACGTTAATATACCTTTCTTCGACTTGCTGACTAAGTAATAATACTTATGTGTATATTTTTTAACTAAAAATCGACATGTATACATAATATGTACGTGCCATCGACATATTATTTCAATGGCGATCGCCGACTATCTATCTCAGCATCCAGACCTGAATTTTGATTCAGATTCTGGCGAAGCTATGCTCAATCGGTTTAATCGAGGCATTGATGACCTCAAGGCAGTGGCAGAGTACATCGAAAATAAGCCGAGATCGCTTTAAGGAACCTCAGTTAGGGTTAACCTGCATTATTCATGAAGAGCAGATGCTACACAAATAGTGGTAGGTTGACTATTTTGTTAAACTAAAACACTATATACACACGACTTGGAAGGTTAAGCAGGTAAGGTCTAAAAAGGGCAACAAAAGGCTAAGATGAAGGAATAAACGACGAAAAAGCCTTGTTTTGCCAATGTTATTACCTTTTTTCAGGCTGGTAGGAGTAGCACCAACCATAGCTAAAGGGATGCAGGCATATCGCAGCGTGTTTTGTCGCGAAGAGGGATTTAACCACGTCAGTCGATATGTCAATGGTTTGATTCTAAGTCCCAACAAGACATTACAAGGGATCCACAGCCAAATAGTGTGGCCAGAGGGAGAAGCCGTGAGCCGACGGGCAATGCACGAGGCAGTGTTTGAGGCAGGGTGGGATAGCGAAAAGTTAATGCAAAAGCATCGGGAGACATTATCATCGGAGCATCAAGGCAAGGGGAAAGAGGTAATCAGCCTGGATTGGACGTTGGCACATCACGAACGGGGCAAAGAAATCTTTGGAGTCAAACGCAGTTACGATTATGTAGAGCATCGCATGAGCAACTACCAAACAGTGGTGACTGCAGTAATCTCAAATCGGGAGTATATCGATGGGTTAGACGTGGTAGTGCAACCACCGAATTGGCAGGAGGCAGAGAAAGCATATTTGCAGATGAGCGCACAACAGAGTTACACGGAGATGGCGCAGGTAATGGCGCGTCTGAGCGAGTTAATCAGCTACCAGAGCAATCGGCTGGAGTATCGTAAACGCACGGAAATCGTGCGAGACCTCGTGGAACAACTGGAAACAGAGGGACGAGACTGATCAGAATTTTGTGTAAGCGGTCTAGAATCACAAAAACCAAGGAGACCGCAACATGTTAAGAGGCAAACAAGCAACTAATCGTACAGATGAACTACTAGACGAGTTGGTGTCAGAGTGCCATAGCCCCGAGGACATTCTAGGAGAATCGGGCTTACTGAAGCAACTGAGTCAACGACTAATCGAGCGAGCGCTCACGGGAGAGCTGAGCCATCACCTCAAATCAAGCACGCCTAAGGGAGAGGAAGCGGTAGAAGACGAAGTTGTGCGACGCAACAGCCGCAATGGCTACTCGCAGAAGACGGTGCAGTCGCAACAGGGCGAAATGGAGTTGTCGATACCGCGAGACCGTAACGGCGAGTTTGACCCCGTGCTGGTACCGAAACACCAAAGGCGAATAGCAGGACTCGATGAGAAAATCCTGGCTATGTATGCACGGGGATTAAGCACCCGAGACATTAGTGCTCAACTCGAAGAACTCTATGGTGCCAAGATCTCCGCCGCACTCATCAGTGAGGTCACTGATGCAGTTAGCGACGAGGTCAAGGCTTGGCAGTGCCGTCCCCTGGAACCTGTATATCCCATCATTTACCTCGATGCCCTCTACGTGAATATCAAGGTGTCGGGTCGGGTGAGCAAGCGAGCGGTCTATGTCGTCTTGGGTATTACGGTTGAGG includes:
- a CDS encoding ISKra4 family transposase (programmed frameshift); translation: MTPEQEKEMQAHVQAIAAILYQNTPSEQLTSLEGIEIAVRQQILEHVSPEIGFFIRTVTGTEAGRRRRVQSSIGQLHLTQKQAQKLKVAPYSQVSPYVERCSLILSANVSYEQAAKDLAMLMGVQISRSTQQRLVHRHEFSPLEVEESVEELSVDGGRIRLRTPLGQPSEWKDYKAVNLHGQAIFATFQDNIALTDWVNRQPLADMVTCIGDGHDGIWNIIAQISIPDSRYEILDWFHLVENLHKIEATAQLLTGVEAFLWRGNVTAAIAELNHLASPQSINFIAYLHKHRHRIPDYWYFQTEQICSIGSGAVESAVKQIARRIKISGAQWNRDNVPQVLKHRSAYLNGSLNLALQN
- a CDS encoding transposase, with protein sequence MLLPFFRLVGVAPTIAKGMQAYRSVFCREEGFNHVSRYVNGLILSPNKTLQGIHSQIVWPEGEAVSRRAMHEAVFEAGWDSEKLMQKHRETLSSEHQGKGKEVISLDWTLAHHERGKEIFGVKRSYDYVEHRMSNYQTVVTAVISNREYIDGLDVVVQPPNWQEAEKAYLQMSAQQSYTEMAQVMARLSELISYQSNRLEYRKRTEIVRDLVEQLETEGRD